A region from the Macrobrachium nipponense isolate FS-2020 chromosome 47, ASM1510439v2, whole genome shotgun sequence genome encodes:
- the LOC135204551 gene encoding uncharacterized protein LOC135204551, translating into MCISDIENPRLQRLKEKISPYFFTAVWRAGKSLNIPDAVSQAPVSHPAPEDKITGASSATHLQTIMAVYTVTSSGKSPAQDANRTLQDLRDTAREDPVYTHLLNCVTLGFPSNRYDLHNSLLPYRKIQDKLYADDELSLQRAKVIVPAALCCRMLSRLHDSHQGMESSKCQVRQAVFWPGINSDIVNTIVACESCGVLQPTQKQEPSMNDDNLTRPCESVSSDLFTVTGKAFLVILDRL; encoded by the coding sequence ATGTGTATCAGTGACATCGAGAATCCTCGCCTACAGCGTCTGAAGGAGAAAATTTCGCCCTATTTCTTCACAGCTGTGTGGCGTGCTGGCAAGTCTCTGAACATTCCTGACGCTGTGTCTCAAGCCCCAGTTAGCCACCCTGCACCAGAGGACAAAATCACAGGTGCCTCTTCTGCTACCCATCTCCAAACAATCATGGCTGTGTACACTGTCACCTCTTCAGGAAAGTCTCCAGCTCAAGATGCCAACAGGACTCTTCAGGATCTACGAGACACAGCAAGAGAAGACCCTGTCTATACTCACCTACTCAACTGTGTCACCTTGGGATTCCCCTCCAACAGATATGATCTGCATAACTCCTTACTCCCATACAGGAAGATACAGGACAAGCTCTACGCTGATGATGAGCTCAGTTTGCAAAGAGCAAAAGTTATAGTGCCTGCCGCCCTCTGCTGCCGCATGTTGTCCCGCCTACATGATAGTCATCAGGGCATGGAATCTTCTAAGTGCCAGGTAAGACAGGCTGTCTTCTGGCCTGGTATCAACTCAGACATTGTCAACACAATTGTAGCTTGTGAGTCATGCGGGGTATTGCAGCCAACCCAAAAGCAGGAACCATCAATGAATGACGACAACCTCACAAGGCCCTGTGAATCTGTTTCATCAGATTTATTTACCGTCACTGGAAAAGCCTTTCTTGTCATACTTGACCGACTCTGA